A single Lolium perenne isolate Kyuss_39 chromosome 6, Kyuss_2.0, whole genome shotgun sequence DNA region contains:
- the LOC127306049 gene encoding purine permease 3: protein MEIEIPTQHRAQQQARKVKASAWHELPIAAAKSLRRDPLLAVNFLLLVVGTACGPLLLRAYFVRGGTRKWLSSLLQTAGWPLLLLPLCFSFLSRRHRRQDAAVFLITPRLLVASVVVGLMSGADNFLYAYSQAYLPVSTSSILISTQLAFTAGFALLLVRHRFTGSALNAIVLLSVGAAMLGLDAGGDRPPGVTGPQYGAGFGMALGAAALYGLMLPVMELSQAWHAARAGAAALTYTLVVEMQVVIGLTATAFCAVGMLVNKDFQAIPGEARRFELGEASYYLLLVGTAAVYQCFCLGTIGAIFYGSALLAGVIIAVLIPVTEVLAVVFFHEHFSATKGIALGLSLWGLASYFYGEVRAKAQDTEQKSSPDCEN, encoded by the exons ATGGAGATCGAAATCCCAACCCAGCACCGCGCGCAGCAGCAAGCCCGCAAGGTTAAGGCTAGCGCATGGCACGAGCTCCCGATCGCCGCCGCCAAGTCCCTCCGCCGCGACCCCCTCCTCGCCGTCAACTTCCTGCTCTTGGTCGTCGGCACGGCGTGCGGCCCGCTCCTCCTCCGTGCCTACTTCGTCCGCGGCGGAACCCGCAAGTGGCTCTCCAGCCTGCTCCAGACCGCCGGCTGGCCGCTCCTCCTCCTGCCGCTCTgcttctccttcctctcccgcCGCCACCGACGCCAGGACGCCGCCGTCTTCCTGATCACGCCCCGCCTCCTCGTCGCGTCCGTTGTCGTGGGCCTCATGTCAGGCGCCGACAACTTCCTCTACGCCTACAGCCAGGCCTACCTCCCGGTGTCCACCTCCTCCATCCTCATCTCCACGCAGCTCGCCTTCACGGCGGGCTTCGCCCTGCTGCTCGTGCGCCACCGCTTCACGGGCTCCGCGTTGAACGCCATCGTGCTGCTCAGCGTCGGTGCCGCCATGCTGGGGCTGGACGCCGGAGGGGACCGGCCGCCGGGGGTGACGGGGCCGCAGTACGGCGCCGGGTTCGGCATGGCGCTCGGCGCCGCGGCGCTCTACGGCCTCATGCTGCCCGTCATGGAGCTCAGCCAGGCGTGGCACGCCGCGCGCGCCGGCGCGGCCGCTCTCACGTACACGCTCGTCGTTGAGATGCAGGTCGTCATCGGGCTCACGGCCACGGCGTTCTGCGCCGTCGGCATGCTTGTCAACAAAGATTTCCAG GCAATCCCAGGTGAAGCCCGGCGGTTCGAGCTCGGCGAGGCGAGCTACTACCTACTGTTGGTTGGTACAGCCGCCGTGTACCAGTGCTTCTGCCTCGGCACGATCGGCGCCATCTTCTATGGCTCGGCGCTGCTCGCCGGAGTCATCATCGCCGTGCTCATTCCGGTGACTGAGGTCCTCGCCGTTGTTTTCTTCCATGAACATTTCAGCGCCACGAAAGGCATCGCTCTCGGGCTCTCGCTTTGGGGCCTCGCCTCTTATTTCTACGGCGAGGTGCGGGCCAAGGCCCAGGATACAGAACAAAAGTCAAGTCCTGATTGCGAAAATTAA